ACCGCGTGGTACACCGGTGTGAAGTCCGGCGCAGTGGCTTCGAACAGCTGCTGGAAGCTGTCGATGACGAAGTAGGTTTTCTGGAAGGTATCGATGCGGTAGCGGGTGCGCATGATGCGCTGCAGATCGAAACCCACGCGGTTGGGGCTGTCGCTTTCCAGGCTGTACACCGATTCCGACTTGCTGGACACGATGCCGGCGCCGTAGATGCGCATGCCCTGCGGGGTGTTGATCAGGCCGAATTCCACCGTGTACCAGTACAGCCGCGCCAGCAGCGGCAGGTAGCCCAGCTCCTTGGCTTTCATGCCGCCCTTGCCATAGGCCTCCAGGTAGTCGGCAAACACCGGGTTGATCAGCAGCGGCACGTGGCCGAACAGGTCGTGGAACACATCCGGTTCCTGCAGGTAGTCCAGCTGGTGCGGCTCGCGCAGCCACCAGGTCACCGGGAAGCGGCGGTTGGCCAGATGCTCGAAGAACACGTCGTCCGGAATCAGCCCCGGCACCGCCACGATCTGCCAGCCGGTGGCAGCCTTCAGCGTTTCGTTGAGTCGGTCGAAGTCCGGCACCTGGTGCGCATCCACCTCCAGTGCGGCCAACCCTTGCAGATATTCGTCACAGGCGCGGCCCGGCAGCATCTCGCTCTGGCGCCGGTACAGCGTGGCCCAGGTCTGGTGATCCTCGGCGCTGTAGCGCTCCCACGGTTGCGGCAGGGTGAAATCCGCCGCGTGCGTCAGCCCCTGGTTCTTGCGCACGGTGATGTCCGGCACCGTGTAGGTATTCATTTCCATGGCGTTGTCTCTCGATAGGGTTGGCAGTGGCTGCCTATGTTTCGAGTGTAGGTGCAAGCGCATGCGCGTTGGCCGCATGATTTGAATGCCCAGACCTTTTTTTGCATACTTACCGCATACAAACCAATGGAAATGCAGAAAATGCGCGGAATCGAGCTTGATCGTTACGACTACCAGATTCTGGAGGCGCTGCAGAAGGACGCGCGCGCCACGCATCAGAAGCTGGCGCAGGAGGTGCCGCTGTCGGCATCGCAGATCGGCCGCCGCATCCAGCGGCTGGAAGAGGCCGGCATCATCCAGGGCTACCACATCGCGCTGCGGCCCGACCTGCTGGACCTGTCGGTAACCGCCTTCGCCAATGTCAGCCTGGAGCGCCACGGCGAGGCATCGATACGCGAGTTCGCCGCCGCCATCAGCGACCTGCCGGAGGTGCTGGAGTGCTACGCGGTGGCCGGCGAGGCGGATTACTGGCTGCGCATCGTGGTGCAGGACCTGCCCTCGCTGTCGCGCTTCGTGATGAACAAGCTGATGACGCTGTCGCTGGTGCGCAGCGTGAAATCCACCGTGGCGCTGGAGCCGATCAAGCACACCACCCGCCTGCCGCTGCAGCCTCCGGCGCGCTGATGCGGCCAACCCTGGCGCAGCAGCAATGAAAAAGGCCGGCATCGCTGCCGGCCTTGCCGTTTGCCCCTGTCCGCTTACGCGCTCAGGTTCTTGGACACGATCTCGTACACATCCTTGGACAGCCCGTCCTTGGCCAGGATGCGCTGCAGTTCGCGCGTCATCAGGTCGCGGCGTACCGGCTCCAGCTTCTGGCGGCGGTTGAACAGCGACACGATGCGGCTGGCCACCTGCGGGTTGATGGCATCCAGCGCCAGCACCTGGTCGGCCAGGAACTGGTAGCCGGAACCATCGGCGGCGTGGAAATGCAGCATGTTACGGCCGAAGCTGCCCAGCAGCGCGCGCGCCTTGTTCGGGTTGCGCAGGGTGAACGCCGGGTGCGACATCGCCGACTGCACATGGTCCAGCGTGCACGGCAGCTGGCTGCCGGCCACCAGCGCAAAGAACTTGTCCATCACCAGCGGGTTGTCCTGCCAGCGTTCGGCAAAGGCCAGGTAGCAGTTGTCGCGCTCCTCGCTGTCGCGGTCGCGCAGGGCCAGCATGGCGCCCATCTGATCGCTCATATTGTCGGCCTGCAGGCATTGCTGCTCGGCGGCCTCCAGCGGCCAGGCATCGGCCAGACGGGTGAGCATGGCCAGCGCCAGGTTCTTCAGCGCGCGGCGGCCGGCATCGGCCGGGCGGTAGTGCGGCGTCTGGTTGAGGTCGAACGCCTCGTGCCATTCGCCGCGCAGCGCCTGCGCCAGGGTGTCCAGCACGAAATCGCGCACCGCGTGGATGGCAGCCGGGTCGGCCTCTTCCACCATTTCCAGGATCTCGGCTTCCGACGGCAGGCTCAGCATCAGCGCCTTGAATGCCGGGTCGGCGCCGTGGTCGTCCAGCACCGCGCGGAAAGCATCGGTAAAGCCTGCGGCCAACTTGAGCGGCGTGCCGGCGGCATGATCGGCCAGCAGCTGGCGGATCAGGCGTTCGGCGTAGGCCTGGCCGGCTTCCCAGCGGGCGAAGGCGTCGCTGTCGTTGGCCATCAGGAAGGCCAGCTCGCTGTCATGCCAGTCGAAAGCCAGCTTCACCGGCGCGGAGTAACCGCGCAGCAGCGATGGCACCGGCGCGCTATCGACATTGGTGAAGGTAAAGGTCTGCGCCGCGGCGCGCACGTCCAGCACGCGGGTGGTGCCCTGGGCGGCGTCCTCGCCCTGCAGCTGCAGCGGCAGGTCGTTGCCGTCCGCACCGATCAGGCCGACGGCAAACGGGATGTGCAGCGGCTGCTTGTCGCTCTGCCCAGGCGTAGCCGGGCAGCTTTGCTGCACGTGCAGGGTGTAGCTGCGGGCATCGGCATCGTAATCGCCGCTGACCTGCAGCTGCGGGGTGCCGGCCTGGCTGTACCACAGCGCGAACTGCGCCAGGTCGGCCTCGTTGGCATCGGCCATGGCGGCACGGAAGTCGTCGCAGGTTACTGCCTGGCCATCGTGGCGCTTGAAGTACAGCTGCATGCCCTTCTGGAAACCGGCTTCGCCCAGCAGGGTGTGGTACATGCGTACCACTTCGGCGCCCTTCTCGTACACCGTCATGGTGTAGAAGTTGTTCATCTCGATGTAGCTGTCCGGGCGGATCGGGTGCGCGGTGGGGCCGGCATCTTCCGGGAACTGCATCTGGCGCAGGTTCTTCACGTCCTGGATGCGCTTCACCGCGCGGCTGTCCAGGTCGGAGCTGAATTCCTGGTCGCGGAACACGGTCAGGCCTTCCTTCAGCGACAGCTGGAACCAGTCGCGGCAGGTAACGCGGTTGCCGGTCCAGTTGTGGAAGTATTCATGGCCGATGATGGCCTCCACGCGCTGGAAGTCGGCGTCGGTGGAGGTATCCTGCCGCGCCAGTACCGCGGAGGTATTGAAGATGTTGAGGCCCTTGTTCTCCATCGCCCCCATGTTGAAGTCGCCTACCGCCACGATCATGTAGATGTCGAGGTCGTATTCCAGGCCGAAGCGCTCTTCGTCCCACTTCATCGAGCGCTTCACCGCGCCCATGGCGAACTCCACCTTGTCCTGGTCGGCCGGCACGGTCCAGATTTCCAGCAGCACGTTGCGGCCGCTGCGGGTGGTGTAGCTGTCGCGCAGCGCGGACAGCTTGCCCGCCACCAGCGCGAACAGGTAGGACGGCTTCTTGTACGGGTCCACCCATTTCACCCAGTGGCGCTTCTTGTCCACCATGCCCTCGCCCACCTTGTTGCCGTTGGACAGCAACACCGGGTACTTGGCCTTGTCGGCGATGATGGTGGTGCTGAACTTGGCCATCACGTCCGGGCGGTCCGGGTAGAAGGTGATCTTGCGGAAGCCTTCCGGCTCGCACTGGGTGTAGAGGTTGCTGCCACCGGAGGCGTACAGGCCCATCAGGCTG
This Vogesella sp. LIG4 DNA region includes the following protein-coding sequences:
- the phhA gene encoding phenylalanine 4-monooxygenase, with the protein product MEMNTYTVPDITVRKNQGLTHAADFTLPQPWERYSAEDHQTWATLYRRQSEMLPGRACDEYLQGLAALEVDAHQVPDFDRLNETLKAATGWQIVAVPGLIPDDVFFEHLANRRFPVTWWLREPHQLDYLQEPDVFHDLFGHVPLLINPVFADYLEAYGKGGMKAKELGYLPLLARLYWYTVEFGLINTPQGMRIYGAGIVSSKSESVYSLESDSPNRVGFDLQRIMRTRYRIDTFQKTYFVIDSFQQLFEATAPDFTPVYHAVEQQGLLGAGEIDAQDRIFHVGNRVGWADTADV
- a CDS encoding Lrp/AsnC family transcriptional regulator; amino-acid sequence: MRGIELDRYDYQILEALQKDARATHQKLAQEVPLSASQIGRRIQRLEEAGIIQGYHIALRPDLLDLSVTAFANVSLERHGEASIREFAAAISDLPEVLECYAVAGEADYWLRIVVQDLPSLSRFVMNKLMTLSLVRSVKSTVALEPIKHTTRLPLQPPAR
- the pepN gene encoding aminopeptidase N, whose translation is MSQQPQIKYRSDYLPPAYLVDKVDLTFDIIEDNLTRVHSRLVMRRNPAATSATVLQLDGSARLHSLALDGERLGPDGYTLSADGLAIPDVPDSFILDVETEIDPVANSSLMGLYASGGSNLYTQCEPEGFRKITFYPDRPDVMAKFSTTIIADKAKYPVLLSNGNKVGEGMVDKKRHWVKWVDPYKKPSYLFALVAGKLSALRDSYTTRSGRNVLLEIWTVPADQDKVEFAMGAVKRSMKWDEERFGLEYDLDIYMIVAVGDFNMGAMENKGLNIFNTSAVLARQDTSTDADFQRVEAIIGHEYFHNWTGNRVTCRDWFQLSLKEGLTVFRDQEFSSDLDSRAVKRIQDVKNLRQMQFPEDAGPTAHPIRPDSYIEMNNFYTMTVYEKGAEVVRMYHTLLGEAGFQKGMQLYFKRHDGQAVTCDDFRAAMADANEADLAQFALWYSQAGTPQLQVSGDYDADARSYTLHVQQSCPATPGQSDKQPLHIPFAVGLIGADGNDLPLQLQGEDAAQGTTRVLDVRAAAQTFTFTNVDSAPVPSLLRGYSAPVKLAFDWHDSELAFLMANDSDAFARWEAGQAYAERLIRQLLADHAAGTPLKLAAGFTDAFRAVLDDHGADPAFKALMLSLPSEAEILEMVEEADPAAIHAVRDFVLDTLAQALRGEWHEAFDLNQTPHYRPADAGRRALKNLALAMLTRLADAWPLEAAEQQCLQADNMSDQMGAMLALRDRDSEERDNCYLAFAERWQDNPLVMDKFFALVAGSQLPCTLDHVQSAMSHPAFTLRNPNKARALLGSFGRNMLHFHAADGSGYQFLADQVLALDAINPQVASRIVSLFNRRQKLEPVRRDLMTRELQRILAKDGLSKDVYEIVSKNLSA